CCAGTCGCCCAAGAAGATCGTCGAGGGCTTCAGCGGCACCCTGCTGCTCACCCTGTTCTTCGTGGTCTGCCTGGACGCCTGCGTTCGCGCCTTCGGCGAGTCCCTCAGCTTCGCCGCCGTCGCCATCGTCTTCCTCGCGGGCAACGCCATCGGCTCGGCCGCCCCCACCCCCGGCGGGCTCGGCGCCGTCGAGCTGTCCCTCACGGCCGGTCTGACCCTGGCGGGCGTGCCACCCGAGGTGGCGCCCTCGGCCGTGCTGCTGTTCCGGCTGCTCACCTTCTGGCTGCCGGTCCTGCCGGGCTGGGCCTCGTTCACGTACCTGCAGCGGCACGAGGCGCTCTAGCACTCGGGCTTTTTCGCGGACGGAGGCCGCCGGTCATCTGGACCGGCGGCCTCCGTACGGATGGGCGGGTGAGGTCAGGCCTCGCTGGACGTGGCCCAGATGTTGATGCCCGCGTCGACCGCGTCCTTGTCGATCGCCTCCAGCTCCCCGGCGTCGAACGACGGCTTCTCCACCGCCGCGAGGCTGTTCTCCAGCTGCTTGACGCTGCTCGCGCCGATCAGCACCGAGGTGACGCGCCTGTCGCGCAGCGCCCACGCCAGCGCCATCTGCGCCAGCGACTGGCCGCGCCGGCCCGCGATCTCGTTCAGGGTGCGGATGTGCCGCATCGTCTCGTCGGTGAGCATGTCCGGGGTGAGGAAGCGCCCCTGCGAGGCCCGCGACCCCTCCGGGATCCCGTTCAGGTAGCGGTCGGTCAGCATGCCCTGCGCCAGCGGCGAGAACGCGATGCAGCCCACGCCCTCCTCCTCCAGGACGTCGAGCAGGCCGCCCTCGATCCACCGGTTCAGCATCGAGTACGAAGGCTGGTGGATCAGAAGCGGCGTGCCCATCTCCCGCAGGATCCGCGCGGCTTCCTTGGTGTGCTCGGGAGAGTAGGACGAGATGCCCGCGTACAGCGCCTTGCCCGACCGGACCGCGTGGTCCAGCGCGCCCATCGTCTCCTCGAGCGGGGTGTCCGGGTCGAACCGGTGGCTGTAGAAGATGTCGACGTAGTCGATCCCCATCCGCTCCAGCGACCGGTCCAGGCTGGACAGCAGGTACTTGCGCGACCCCCACTCGCCGTACGGGCCCGGCCACATGTCGTAGCCCGCCTTGGTGGAGATGACCAGCTCGTCGCGGTACGGGGCGAAGTCCTGGCGGAAGTGCCGCCCGAAGTTGGTCTCCGCGGTCCCGGGCGGCGGGCCGTAGTTGTTGGCCAGGTCGAAGTGGGTCACCCCCAGGTCGAAGGCCCTCCGCAGGATGTCCCGCTGGACCTCGAAGGGCTTGTCGTCGCCGAAGTTGTGCCAGAGCCCCAGGGAGACGGCGGGCAGCTTGAGCCCGCTCTTGCCGACCCTGTTGTACGGCTGCCGGTCGTCGTACCTGTCGTTCGCCGCGATATACGTCACTGAGCCACCTTCGTCGTGTCGAGGATCCAGGAGAGGGTGAAGGCCTCTTCGCGCCAGGAGTCGTACCTGCCGCTACGGCCGCCGTGCCCGGCGCCCATCTCCGTCTTGAGCAGGAACGGCCCGCCGCTCGCGACGTCGCGAAGCTTCGCGACCCATTTGGCGGGCTCGTGGTAGAAAACCCTGGTGTCGTTCAGGCTGGTGATCGCCAGGATCGGCGGATAGACCCGGCCGTCCACGTTCTCGTAGGGCGTGTACGACTTCATGTACGCGTACACCTCGGGATTGTGCAGCGGGTCGCCCCACTCGTCCCATTCGATCACGGTCAGTGGCAGCGACGGGTCGAGGATCGTGTTCAGCGCGTCCACGAACGGCACCTCCGCCACCACGCCCGCGAAGGTCTCCGGCGCGAGGTTGGCGACCGCGCCCATCAGCAGCCCGCCCGCGGAGCCGCCCCTGGCGACGATCGCGCTGGACCAGTTCGTGGCGGAGAGGTGCTCGGCGGCGGCGACGAAGTCGGTGAACGTGTTCTTCTTCTGCTGGAACTTGCCGTTCTCGTACCAGCGGCGGCCCATCTCACCGCCGCCCCTGACGTGCGCGACGGCGAAGACGAAGCCCCGGTCGAGCAGACTGAGCCTCGCGATGGAGAACGACGGGTCGATCGAGATCTCGTAGCTTCCGTAGCCGTACAGCACGGTGGGGGCGGGCCGCTCCGTGCCCTTCCTGGCCACGAGCGAGATCGGGACGCGGGTGCCGT
This region of Streptosporangium sp. NBC_01495 genomic DNA includes:
- the mgrA gene encoding L-glyceraldehyde 3-phosphate reductase translates to MTYIAANDRYDDRQPYNRVGKSGLKLPAVSLGLWHNFGDDKPFEVQRDILRRAFDLGVTHFDLANNYGPPPGTAETNFGRHFRQDFAPYRDELVISTKAGYDMWPGPYGEWGSRKYLLSSLDRSLERMGIDYVDIFYSHRFDPDTPLEETMGALDHAVRSGKALYAGISSYSPEHTKEAARILREMGTPLLIHQPSYSMLNRWIEGGLLDVLEEEGVGCIAFSPLAQGMLTDRYLNGIPEGSRASQGRFLTPDMLTDETMRHIRTLNEIAGRRGQSLAQMALAWALRDRRVTSVLIGASSVKQLENSLAAVEKPSFDAGELEAIDKDAVDAGINIWATSSEA